A stretch of the Bradyrhizobium sp. CCBAU 53351 genome encodes the following:
- a CDS encoding GrlR family regulatory protein produces the protein MAAGDRAQAEEEARVVNGLYIFDIEMRDGKRGQARGVVVLCDGRIMGGDSFFYYTGSYTFRNGKWRGDMIVNQHTEAVGRTLAFGGREVTCGFSGDYSAGGAEVEGMALVGKTSVTFTARLTLKDAM, from the coding sequence ATGGCGGCGGGGGACAGAGCACAAGCGGAGGAAGAGGCCCGCGTCGTCAACGGCCTCTACATCTTCGACATCGAGATGCGCGACGGCAAACGCGGGCAGGCGAGGGGCGTCGTCGTGCTCTGCGACGGGCGCATCATGGGCGGCGACAGCTTCTTCTACTACACCGGCAGCTACACGTTCCGGAACGGCAAGTGGCGCGGCGACATGATCGTCAATCAGCATACCGAAGCCGTCGGCAGGACACTCGCATTCGGCGGCCGGGAGGTCACCTGCGGTTTCTCGGGCGACTATTCCGCCGGCGGCGCCGAGGTCGAAGGCATGGCGCTGGTCGGCAAGACCAGCGTGACATTCACGGCCCGCCTCACACTCAAGGACGCGATGTAA
- a CDS encoding NAD(+) synthase, with amino-acid sequence MTFHSIYAHGFARVAACVTTSHVADPSANAKAVLAAANACHEQSVAVAVFPELCLSGYAIEDLVKQDPLLDAVERGLAGLVEASAGLLPVLVVGAPLRFGHRIYNCAVVVHRGNVLGVVPKSYLPTYREFYEGRHFASGAGMVGETISFGGLHAPFGVDLLFSAEDVPGLTIGVEICEDMWIPVTPSAELALAGASVLINLSGSPITIGRARSRALLCQSTSARCLAAYVYAAAGAGESTTDLSWDGQTSIYENGVLLAEGERFRQGGQITTADVDLDLLRQERVLMGTFDDNRRQRESFYRKVTFALKPPAADIGFLRKIERFPFVPSDESLLEQDCYEAYNIQVAGLVQRMRATGTKRVVIGVSGGLDSTHALIVAAKAVDLLGLPRENILAYTMPGFATGSESKTHALALMQALQTSWQELDIRTTATQMLKDIGHPFGKGEKVYDVTFENVQAGLRTDYLFRLANHHGGIVIGTGDLSELALGWCTYGVGDQMAHYNVNAGVPKTLIQHLIRWVISSKQFSDDVNRTLGAILVAEISPELVPVEPGQKPQSTEASVGPYELQDFNLFYTLRFGMRPSKIAFMAQHAWKDVAKGEWPPAFPNDRRKAYDLKDIRRWLEVFLRRFFAFSQFKRSAMPNGPKVSAGGSLSPRGDWRAPSDSSAAAWLEDLERNVPN; translated from the coding sequence ATGACTTTCCACTCGATCTACGCCCACGGATTTGCGCGCGTGGCCGCCTGTGTCACCACCTCCCACGTCGCCGACCCCTCGGCCAACGCCAAGGCCGTGCTGGCGGCGGCCAATGCCTGCCACGAGCAGTCGGTGGCGGTCGCCGTGTTTCCCGAGCTGTGCCTGTCCGGTTATGCGATCGAGGATCTGGTCAAACAGGATCCGCTGCTCGATGCGGTCGAGCGCGGCCTCGCGGGCCTCGTCGAGGCCTCCGCGGGTCTGCTGCCGGTCCTGGTCGTCGGCGCGCCGCTGCGCTTTGGCCATCGCATCTACAATTGCGCTGTCGTCGTCCATCGCGGCAACGTTCTCGGCGTGGTGCCGAAGTCTTACCTGCCGACCTACCGCGAATTCTACGAGGGCCGGCATTTCGCCTCCGGGGCCGGCATGGTCGGAGAGACGATCTCATTTGGCGGGCTGCATGCGCCGTTCGGCGTCGACTTGCTGTTTTCGGCCGAGGACGTCCCGGGCCTCACCATCGGCGTCGAGATCTGCGAGGACATGTGGATCCCGGTGACGCCGTCCGCCGAGCTCGCGCTTGCGGGCGCGAGCGTGCTGATCAATCTTTCGGGCAGCCCGATCACGATCGGCCGGGCGCGCTCGCGCGCACTGCTGTGCCAGTCGACATCGGCGCGCTGTCTCGCGGCTTACGTCTACGCGGCCGCTGGCGCCGGGGAATCGACCACGGATCTGTCGTGGGACGGTCAGACCTCGATCTACGAGAACGGCGTGCTGCTGGCCGAGGGCGAGCGGTTCCGCCAGGGCGGCCAGATCACCACTGCCGATGTCGATCTCGATCTGCTCAGGCAGGAACGTGTGCTGATGGGCACGTTCGACGACAACCGCAGGCAGCGCGAGTCGTTCTACCGCAAGGTGACGTTCGCGCTGAAGCCGCCGGCCGCCGACATCGGCTTCCTGCGCAAGATCGAGCGCTTTCCATTCGTGCCGAGCGACGAAAGCCTGCTCGAGCAGGATTGCTACGAGGCCTACAACATCCAGGTCGCCGGCCTCGTGCAGCGCATGCGCGCCACCGGCACCAAGCGCGTGGTGATCGGCGTCTCGGGCGGGCTCGATTCCACCCACGCCCTGATCGTCGCCGCAAAGGCGGTCGATCTGCTGGGCCTGCCGCGCGAGAACATCCTGGCCTACACCATGCCGGGCTTTGCCACCGGCAGCGAGAGCAAGACCCATGCGCTGGCGCTGATGCAGGCGTTGCAGACGAGCTGGCAGGAGCTCGACATCCGCACCACCGCGACGCAGATGCTGAAGGACATCGGCCATCCCTTCGGCAAGGGCGAGAAGGTCTACGACGTCACCTTCGAGAACGTGCAGGCGGGCCTGCGCACGGACTATCTGTTCCGGCTCGCCAACCATCACGGCGGCATCGTGATCGGAACGGGTGACCTCTCAGAGCTCGCGCTCGGCTGGTGCACCTATGGCGTCGGCGACCAGATGGCGCATTACAACGTCAATGCCGGCGTGCCGAAGACGCTGATCCAGCATTTGATCCGCTGGGTGATCTCCTCGAAGCAGTTCAGCGACGACGTCAACCGCACGCTCGGCGCGATCCTCGTCGCCGAGATCTCGCCGGAGCTCGTGCCGGTGGAGCCCGGCCAGAAGCCGCAGAGCACGGAAGCGTCGGTCGGGCCGTACGAGCTGCAGGATTTCAACCTGTTCTACACGCTACGCTTCGGCATGCGGCCGTCCAAGATCGCCTTCATGGCTCAGCACGCCTGGAAGGACGTGGCCAAGGGCGAATGGCCGCCGGCGTTCCCGAACGACCGGCGCAAGGCCTATGACCTCAAGGATATCAGGCGCTGGCTCGAGGTGTTCCTGCGCCGCTTCTTCGCCTTCAGCCAGTTCAAGCGCTCGGCGATGCCGAACGGCCCCAAGGTCTCGGCGGGCGGTTCGCTGTCGCCCCGCGGCGATTGGCGCGCGCCGTCGGATTCGAGCGCGGCGGCATGGCTAGAAGATCTCGAGCGGAACGTGCCGAACTGA